One segment of Anatilimnocola aggregata DNA contains the following:
- the istB gene encoding IS21-like element helper ATPase IstB — MKSLETKSTVLLKHHLKALRLPSFLEGCEKTAQRCATENVDHLGFLLQLCELELLNREKRASERRLKSARFPNLKSPGDFDFAAQPSLNRVLVAELLRCEFVERRESVIFLGHPGTGKTHLAIALGIAACQRGKRVRFCRVTELITQLMEAREERTLLRMKSSLAKFDLLILDELGYVPASKLGAELLFEVISSAYERQSLIVTTNLPFEQWTEVLGSERLTGAVLDRLTHRCHILESTGESYRLQDARRRRKGSRPKPATSSLSPADETAES, encoded by the coding sequence ATGAAATCTCTCGAAACCAAAAGCACGGTGCTGCTCAAGCATCACTTGAAGGCCCTACGGTTGCCGTCGTTCCTGGAGGGCTGCGAGAAAACGGCCCAGCGGTGTGCGACGGAGAACGTCGATCATCTGGGCTTTCTGCTGCAACTGTGTGAGCTGGAGTTACTCAACCGTGAGAAGCGTGCCAGCGAGCGGCGGCTCAAGTCAGCGCGCTTTCCCAACCTGAAATCGCCTGGTGATTTCGACTTCGCCGCCCAGCCCTCGCTCAATCGCGTGCTGGTGGCAGAACTACTGCGGTGCGAGTTCGTGGAACGCCGCGAGTCGGTGATCTTTCTCGGGCATCCGGGCACGGGGAAGACGCACCTGGCCATCGCGCTTGGCATTGCCGCCTGTCAGCGGGGCAAACGGGTCCGCTTCTGCCGCGTGACGGAACTGATCACGCAACTTATGGAAGCCCGAGAAGAACGGACGCTGCTGCGGATGAAGTCGTCACTAGCCAAGTTCGATCTGCTGATCCTCGATGAACTGGGTTACGTCCCCGCCAGTAAGCTGGGCGCGGAGTTGCTCTTCGAGGTCATCAGTAGCGCTTACGAACGCCAATCGTTGATCGTGACCACCAATCTGCCGTTCGAGCAATGGACCGAAGTCCTGGGCAGCGAGCGCCTGACCGGCGCCGTGCTCGATCGGCTGACACACCGCTGCCACATCCTCGAATCGACCGGCGAAAGTTATCGCTTGCAAGACGCGCGGCGCCGCCGCAAAGGATCGCGCCCGAAACCGGCGACCTCATCCTTGTCACCCGCCGATGAAACGGCAGAATCCTAG
- a CDS encoding efflux RND transporter periplasmic adaptor subunit: MKVLMGFLVVAVLSASAYFYTNRGPHVPQANYRTQAIERGDIYFNVGATGTVEPEEVIDVGAQVMGRIKEIGKDPRGKSDPNFASKTLDYGSPVEEGMVLVQIDPAVYRAQRDQAQATLDRAKADLLQFQARADHSEAEWKRAQKLYVGIAASSSGTGTGTGTGTAGTPKTTYGSAISDSDYLLAKANYGAAKANVEVGKSVIAQSTSALSLAETNLGYTTITSPVSGTIIDRRVNMGQTVVANLNTPSLFLIAKDLRRMQVWASVNEADIGLVKVNTPVHFKVDAFPKDTFYGTVTQIRLNASMSQNVVTYTVVITTDNSNQRLLPYLTADVKFEIEKRHDALIVPNVALRYKPQRDRISPADRESVPQVTDENQGLIWIQEENFVRPLLVTIGLTDGSSTEVSGAGIEEGRLVVLGEKSQAASDETNNPFAPPKIPRNKQTSAGQNE, encoded by the coding sequence ATGAAAGTTTTAATGGGTTTTCTCGTGGTCGCGGTGCTCTCCGCATCCGCCTATTTCTATACCAATCGCGGACCCCACGTGCCGCAGGCGAACTACCGGACGCAGGCGATCGAGCGTGGCGACATATACTTCAACGTTGGTGCGACAGGCACCGTCGAACCCGAAGAGGTCATCGACGTCGGCGCACAAGTCATGGGACGGATCAAAGAAATCGGCAAAGATCCGCGAGGCAAGTCGGATCCGAATTTCGCCAGCAAGACACTCGACTACGGCTCGCCCGTGGAAGAAGGGATGGTGCTCGTCCAGATTGACCCCGCCGTTTATCGAGCTCAGCGCGACCAGGCGCAAGCGACCCTTGATCGCGCGAAAGCAGATCTCCTGCAATTCCAGGCTCGCGCTGACCATTCTGAGGCCGAGTGGAAGCGAGCCCAGAAACTGTACGTCGGCATCGCTGCTAGTTCGTCTGGCACTGGCACTGGCACTGGCACTGGCACTGCAGGAACGCCGAAGACAACGTATGGAAGTGCGATCTCAGATTCCGATTATCTTCTTGCCAAGGCGAACTATGGAGCGGCAAAGGCCAATGTGGAAGTTGGCAAGAGCGTGATTGCCCAATCCACTTCTGCCCTGAGCCTGGCGGAGACGAATCTAGGTTACACAACCATTACCTCGCCAGTATCGGGAACCATTATCGATCGACGCGTGAATATGGGTCAAACGGTTGTTGCCAACCTCAATACGCCAAGCCTGTTCCTCATTGCCAAAGATCTCCGCCGGATGCAGGTTTGGGCATCGGTGAACGAAGCAGATATCGGCCTGGTAAAGGTCAATACGCCGGTGCACTTCAAAGTCGATGCGTTTCCCAAGGACACGTTCTACGGCACGGTGACGCAGATTCGCCTCAACGCCTCAATGAGCCAGAACGTCGTCACGTACACCGTAGTCATCACGACCGACAATTCAAATCAAAGGCTTTTGCCGTATCTCACCGCCGACGTGAAATTCGAAATTGAAAAGCGGCACGATGCGCTGATCGTGCCGAACGTAGCTCTGCGTTACAAACCGCAGCGAGACCGGATCTCGCCAGCCGATCGAGAATCTGTTCCGCAAGTTACGGATGAGAACCAGGGCCTCATCTGGATTCAGGAGGAAAACTTCGTTCGACCGCTATTGGTGACCATCGGGTTGACCGATGGCTCATCGACCGAAGTTAGTGGTGCCGGCATTGAGGAAGGTCGGCTAGTGGTTTTAGGCGAGAAATCGCAAGCTGCTTCGGATGAAACGAACAATCCGTTTGCACCTCCAAAAATTCCTCGCAACAAGCAAACTAGCGCCGGCCAGAATGAGTAA
- a CDS encoding sigma-70 family RNA polymerase sigma factor, with protein sequence MPSRAGDRPLEEYREYLRLLTRMQLGARLRSKVDESDIVQQTVLEAHRSEGQFKGESETERLSWLRAILANVLAGAARQYATQARDAGRERSLEADLNLSASRLERALAADQTSPSGIAVRAEEILALAKSMSLIPEEQREVIELHHLKGMPLAEVAACVGKTRPAVAGLLFRGLRKLRELMGADGIGQS encoded by the coding sequence CTGCCATCGAGAGCTGGTGACCGCCCGCTCGAAGAATATCGCGAATACCTCAGGCTGCTTACGAGGATGCAGTTAGGGGCGCGACTGCGCAGTAAAGTGGATGAATCGGACATTGTTCAGCAAACAGTGCTTGAGGCGCATCGAAGCGAGGGGCAGTTTAAAGGCGAGTCGGAGACGGAACGGCTCTCTTGGCTGCGAGCGATTCTGGCCAATGTGTTAGCTGGAGCCGCTCGACAATATGCGACCCAGGCTCGCGACGCAGGCCGCGAGCGGTCGTTGGAAGCGGATCTGAACTTATCGGCGTCGCGACTGGAGCGAGCGTTAGCCGCCGACCAGACTTCACCCAGCGGCATTGCCGTCCGCGCGGAGGAGATACTCGCGCTTGCCAAGTCGATGTCACTGATTCCCGAAGAGCAGCGAGAAGTCATCGAACTCCATCACCTGAAGGGAATGCCGCTGGCAGAAGTCGCGGCTTGCGTTGGCAAAACACGGCCAGCTGTGGCGGGGCTTTTGTTTCGAGGGCTGAGAAAGCTTCGCGAGCTGATGGGAGCAGACGGAATAGGGCAATCATGA
- a CDS encoding serine/threonine protein kinase produces MSEVDETNGRESKLDELLAQYIEAREAGRMIRREEFLAQHPEFAKELAEFIAAQAEIERVAVPLREAAYAQGLSDDTQSWGQENSQRDSKAAEHSPPPRQLGEFHLIREIGRGGMGVVYEAEQQSLRRKVALKVLPFAAAIDPRRLQRFKNEALAAANLRHENIVAVYGVGAELGVHYYAMQLIEGQSLSELVGELRQQKNNEPSVATEIVKSSTAQLAAESTAGRGNIAASLTHNSRKYFEWVARVGQKAAHALHYAHEVGIVHRDIKPANLLIDTRGEIWITDFGLAQIAGDTGLTISGEILGTLRYASPEQAQALPGIIDHRTDVYSLGATLYELLTLRPIFDGRDRNRLLKQIAEADPEAPHKIAPNVPEELETILLKALSKAPADHYSTAAEFAEDLKRFIDDKPIRARRPTSLELARKWLKRHPSVVVTGVILLILTTIGSLATSAIVRGEQQKVVQAYKREQTRANEAEAQYKLARRSVDDLFRVSEEELADRPGTEPLRKRLLTSVLIYYREFIEQRREDKGAQVDLEEARARVEKILSDLGALRASQQLRLLDYDTVLDDLKVNDQQRQEVKELSLRVNQQFKDVINQLGRRPPSERSQQMLEKARQNEAIVRAILSREQLQRLYQISLQTDVSDAFRDPDVANRLQLTDQQREQARVIEEGLFVNMLRQVRQPTATTTSNPSPSANKRALAILTNDQMLRWREITGSEFQAEIPRPPLIIPEE; encoded by the coding sequence ATGAGTGAGGTCGATGAGACAAATGGACGCGAATCGAAGCTCGACGAGTTGCTGGCGCAGTACATCGAGGCTCGTGAAGCCGGCAGAATGATCCGTCGCGAGGAGTTTCTAGCGCAACATCCTGAATTTGCGAAAGAACTCGCGGAGTTTATTGCTGCCCAGGCTGAAATTGAGCGTGTCGCGGTTCCCCTTCGCGAGGCAGCCTACGCTCAGGGCTTGAGCGACGATACTCAGTCGTGGGGCCAGGAGAATTCGCAGCGAGATAGCAAAGCAGCCGAGCACTCGCCGCCGCCGCGGCAGCTTGGCGAGTTTCACCTGATTCGCGAAATCGGCCGGGGCGGGATGGGAGTTGTGTACGAGGCAGAGCAGCAGTCGCTTCGTCGCAAGGTTGCTTTGAAGGTATTGCCGTTTGCGGCGGCGATCGATCCGCGCAGATTGCAGCGATTCAAGAACGAAGCGCTCGCTGCGGCTAATTTGCGGCATGAGAACATCGTAGCCGTGTATGGGGTTGGTGCAGAACTGGGCGTGCATTATTACGCCATGCAACTGATCGAGGGCCAGAGTCTTAGTGAACTGGTTGGTGAACTTCGGCAGCAGAAAAACAATGAGCCATCGGTCGCCACCGAAATAGTGAAGTCCAGTACTGCACAGTTGGCGGCGGAAAGCACGGCAGGTAGAGGCAACATTGCTGCGAGCTTGACCCACAATTCTCGCAAATACTTTGAGTGGGTTGCCAGAGTAGGGCAAAAAGCGGCCCATGCGCTGCATTATGCCCACGAAGTGGGTATTGTTCACCGCGATATCAAGCCTGCCAACCTGCTGATCGACACTCGTGGTGAAATCTGGATCACGGACTTTGGATTGGCGCAGATTGCTGGCGACACGGGGCTAACGATCTCTGGCGAAATCCTCGGCACTTTGCGTTATGCCAGCCCCGAGCAGGCTCAGGCGTTGCCAGGGATTATCGACCATCGAACCGATGTTTATTCATTGGGCGCGACACTTTATGAGCTCCTCACCTTACGGCCCATCTTTGACGGACGTGATCGAAATCGATTGCTCAAGCAGATTGCGGAAGCTGATCCCGAAGCGCCACACAAAATTGCTCCCAATGTGCCAGAGGAGTTGGAAACAATTCTGCTGAAGGCGTTGAGCAAAGCTCCTGCGGACCACTATTCCACAGCTGCAGAATTTGCTGAAGATTTGAAACGTTTTATCGATGACAAGCCGATTCGCGCACGGCGTCCTACCAGCTTGGAACTGGCTCGCAAATGGTTGAAGCGGCACCCGTCGGTTGTAGTCACCGGTGTGATCCTGTTAATTCTGACAACGATCGGTTCGCTCGCTACGTCGGCCATCGTTCGTGGCGAACAACAAAAGGTCGTGCAAGCGTACAAACGCGAGCAAACCCGCGCGAACGAAGCCGAAGCGCAATACAAACTGGCGAGGCGAAGTGTCGATGATCTCTTTCGCGTGAGTGAAGAGGAGCTCGCGGATCGCCCTGGAACTGAACCGCTGCGAAAACGGCTGCTGACGTCTGTCCTTATCTACTATCGCGAGTTCATCGAGCAGCGGCGAGAAGACAAAGGAGCACAAGTAGACTTAGAGGAAGCACGTGCCCGCGTAGAAAAGATTCTTTCGGACCTAGGGGCGCTGCGTGCGAGTCAACAACTACGTTTATTGGATTACGACACGGTGCTGGACGACCTCAAGGTCAACGATCAGCAACGGCAGGAAGTGAAGGAGTTGTCGTTACGTGTGAATCAGCAATTCAAGGACGTGATCAATCAACTGGGGCGCCGCCCGCCCTCTGAACGTTCCCAGCAAATGCTAGAAAAGGCTCGACAAAATGAGGCCATCGTGCGGGCCATACTTAGTCGTGAACAATTGCAACGGCTCTACCAGATCAGTTTGCAGACCGATGTCTCCGACGCGTTTCGTGACCCGGACGTTGCAAATAGGCTGCAACTGACGGATCAGCAGCGAGAGCAGGCGCGAGTGATTGAAGAGGGACTCTTTGTCAACATGCTTCGCCAAGTGCGGCAGCCAACGGCGACTACAACTAGCAATCCGTCTCCTTCGGCCAACAAGCGAGCACTGGCGATCCTCACCAATGACCAAATGCTTCGGTGGCGAGAAATAACCGGCTCTGAATTTCAGGCCGAGATTCCCCGTCCGCCGCTGATCATTCCCGAAGAGTAA
- a CDS encoding ABC transporter permease — MDLIRIANVTKTYRIGEVDVPVLKGVSFTIRRGELVAIVGASGSGKSTLMNILGCLDRPTSGEYWLDGQEVGKLDANQRAVVRTSKLGFVFQSFNLLARTTAVQNVMMPLDYSLQATSAADSAPRAVELLGRVGLEDRLDHVPAKMSGGQQQRVAIARSLVNRPTVLLADEPTGNLDSQTSVEILQMFRELNAAGLTVILVTHDPKVAAAADRTIRVVDGLVVEDTANEEAESPANSIFNDSNNELPAVADQRQDDRCPEASNDNSEGEVAVATVRRVAVRSDRSSAIGTKQRNHKTPYTLYTSLVPTTVRSSLAALWRNRMRSALTALGIVIGVSAVIAMVEISSGSRVALLKTMSTMGADNLMVQSGASSSGGINFGSGSEMTLTPEDAEAIAAQCSNVAHVAPTISIQGQVVRGNRNWVPMSIIGTTPTYLQVRDWHEMEEGDIFTDRDVRASNKVCMIGVTLAKELFDDESPIGKDLRVKNVSLRVVGVMGRKGANMMGMDQDDILIAPWTTLKFRVSGKNTGGASQGSTDSSTAVNSLGELYPGTTALYPPRNATQAANNPQHARVTNVDQIMVKAASTEQIPHAIAEITTLLHERHRIRDGQEDDFNIRNMSEMLKAFGAMSQMMGGLLLIVALISLAVGGVGIMNIMLVSVTERTREIGLRMAVGARSFHVLRQFLIEAIVLCLLGGLVGILLGRGASVFVWFLLRWPIEASIPAIISAFAVSATVGVIFGFYPAWKASRLDPIDALRYE, encoded by the coding sequence ATGGACCTGATTCGCATCGCAAACGTAACGAAGACCTACCGCATCGGTGAAGTTGACGTGCCGGTGCTGAAGGGTGTGAGCTTTACGATTCGCCGCGGCGAGCTCGTCGCAATTGTCGGCGCTTCCGGCTCCGGCAAAAGCACGCTCATGAATATTCTGGGGTGCCTCGATCGACCGACTTCAGGCGAGTACTGGCTCGACGGACAGGAAGTCGGCAAGCTGGACGCCAATCAGCGTGCGGTGGTTCGCACTTCGAAGCTGGGCTTCGTCTTCCAGAGTTTCAATCTGCTGGCAAGGACCACTGCGGTTCAGAACGTCATGATGCCGCTCGATTATTCCCTTCAGGCAACATCGGCAGCCGACTCGGCACCGCGGGCAGTCGAATTGCTGGGGCGAGTTGGTCTGGAAGACCGGCTTGATCACGTTCCTGCCAAGATGTCTGGTGGCCAGCAACAGCGGGTGGCAATCGCTCGTTCGCTGGTGAATCGGCCCACTGTGTTGCTTGCCGATGAACCCACGGGCAATCTCGATTCGCAAACCAGTGTCGAAATCCTGCAGATGTTTCGTGAGCTAAATGCTGCGGGCCTCACAGTGATCCTGGTCACCCATGACCCGAAGGTCGCAGCGGCGGCAGATCGCACCATTCGAGTGGTCGACGGCCTAGTGGTTGAGGATACTGCCAATGAGGAAGCCGAATCACCGGCGAACTCGATTTTCAATGATTCAAATAACGAGCTTCCAGCAGTGGCCGATCAACGTCAAGACGATCGCTGTCCGGAAGCGAGCAATGATAATTCGGAAGGTGAAGTGGCCGTTGCAACCGTTCGGCGCGTGGCAGTCCGGTCGGATAGGTCTTCAGCGATTGGAACGAAGCAACGCAATCATAAGACGCCGTACACGCTTTACACCTCGCTAGTCCCCACAACCGTACGATCCTCGCTGGCTGCCCTCTGGCGGAACCGTATGCGCTCGGCGCTCACGGCGCTTGGAATCGTGATTGGTGTGTCTGCCGTGATTGCGATGGTGGAGATCAGTTCAGGATCGCGCGTCGCGCTGCTAAAGACGATGTCCACGATGGGTGCCGACAATCTTATGGTTCAATCGGGGGCATCGAGCAGCGGTGGCATCAACTTTGGGTCGGGAAGCGAAATGACGCTCACGCCCGAAGACGCAGAGGCGATTGCTGCACAGTGTTCCAACGTTGCTCACGTAGCGCCAACCATCTCCATCCAAGGCCAGGTCGTTCGCGGCAATCGCAACTGGGTGCCAATGTCGATCATCGGCACGACGCCGACTTACCTTCAAGTGCGTGACTGGCATGAGATGGAAGAAGGCGACATTTTCACAGATAGAGATGTTCGAGCAAGCAACAAGGTCTGCATGATTGGTGTGACGCTTGCCAAAGAACTGTTCGACGATGAGTCGCCCATCGGCAAGGACCTGCGTGTGAAAAATGTCTCCTTGCGAGTGGTAGGAGTAATGGGCCGGAAAGGTGCCAACATGATGGGCATGGATCAGGACGATATCCTCATCGCTCCTTGGACAACATTGAAGTTTCGTGTTTCCGGAAAGAATACCGGCGGGGCCAGTCAAGGCTCGACGGACAGCAGCACTGCTGTGAATTCTCTAGGTGAACTTTACCCGGGAACCACCGCCCTTTACCCGCCGCGAAATGCGACGCAGGCAGCGAACAATCCGCAGCACGCGCGCGTCACGAACGTGGATCAGATCATGGTGAAGGCTGCGTCCACCGAGCAGATTCCGCACGCGATCGCCGAAATCACGACGCTGCTCCACGAACGTCATCGCATTCGCGATGGACAAGAGGACGACTTCAACATTCGGAACATGAGCGAAATGCTCAAGGCCTTCGGAGCTATGTCGCAGATGATGGGCGGCTTGCTCTTGATCGTCGCGCTCATTTCGCTGGCCGTCGGCGGCGTGGGCATCATGAATATCATGCTCGTATCGGTGACCGAGCGAACGAGAGAAATCGGACTGCGAATGGCAGTCGGTGCCAGGTCGTTTCACGTCCTGCGCCAGTTTTTGATTGAAGCCATCGTCTTGTGCTTGCTGGGTGGACTCGTAGGCATCTTGCTGGGGCGCGGCGCTTCGGTATTTGTCTGGTTCCTGCTCCGCTGGCCGATCGAGGCGTCGATCCCGGCGATCATTTCGGCCTTCGCGGTCTCCGCAACCGTGGGCGTGATCTTTGGTTTCTATCCCGCCTGGAAAGCCTCGCGATTAGATCCCATCGACGCGCTGCGTTATGAGTAG